One segment of Mesotoga sp. UBA6090 DNA contains the following:
- a CDS encoding class I SAM-dependent methyltransferase: protein MRESWEYYNEIAGRYDYMYEEAYWKLYHVVVERLIEDHVKTAGKALDLGTGTGKWALYLAEKGHEVVAVDLAKEMLKVASVKADIADLKIAFIHSNAENLPFENESFDIVLAMGDLLSYARDPIKVLNESHRVLKIGGSFLATVDNAWAFLHDFLSRGEYMMAKRLIEQGEIPIGDRSVSNKRFITKPYFSNEIESFLNETMFDLVDIASTVAFYPYDEHALAAGISVAADWEHKYCRNHETFARSEHLFFCGKKR, encoded by the coding sequence TTGAGGGAATCTTGGGAATACTACAATGAAATCGCTGGAAGATATGACTACATGTATGAAGAAGCTTACTGGAAGCTCTATCACGTTGTAGTTGAAAGGCTTATTGAAGATCATGTGAAAACGGCGGGCAAGGCTCTTGATCTCGGGACCGGTACAGGAAAGTGGGCTCTTTATCTCGCCGAGAAGGGTCATGAAGTTGTTGCCGTTGATCTTGCAAAGGAAATGTTGAAGGTTGCTTCAGTGAAGGCAGATATTGCAGATCTCAAAATTGCATTCATCCATTCCAATGCTGAGAATCTGCCATTTGAGAATGAGAGTTTCGATATCGTTCTTGCAATGGGTGATCTTCTTTCGTATGCAAGGGACCCAATCAAAGTGCTCAATGAGTCACATAGGGTTCTCAAAATTGGTGGCTCATTTCTAGCGACAGTTGACAACGCATGGGCCTTCTTACATGACTTTCTTTCAAGGGGAGAGTACATGATGGCGAAGAGACTCATCGAGCAAGGTGAAATCCCTATAGGCGACAGATCGGTAAGCAACAAACGCTTTATTACGAAGCCCTACTTCTCAAACGAAATTGAATCCTTTCTTAACGAGACCATGTTTGATCTCGTCGATATTGCATCGACAGTTGCCTTTTATCCTTACGACGAACATGCTCTGGCTGCCGGAATAAGTGTAGCTGCAGATTGGGAACACAAATATTGTAGGAACCACGAGACCTTTGCTCGTTCAGAGCATCTCTTCTTTTGCGGGAAAAAGAGGTAG
- a CDS encoding ATP-binding cassette domain-containing protein produces MLQLEKVSRIYETGELKQTALNEVSICFSKNEFVAILGPSGSGKTTLLNIIGGLDRCDHGDLVINGKSTEKFTDWELDAYRNKSIGFVFQSFNLIPHLSILDNIQMGMILGGVPSLERKKRAMNLLKRVGLSDQAHKRPCQLSNGQMQRVAIARALANNPDIILADEPTGSLDSQTGEQTIELIREMAENKLVIMVTHNEEIAKKFADRVIILRDGSIASDSRVANESDPHSELQIKKTRMDFPTALKLSATNILTKKWRTALTVLASSIGIVGIFLVLSLSSGFGKQLADFEAQTLSTFPIMVSQTTVDIDSQNYQRFESEMRLSDAEELFIYPYDPSDEILIHNNDLSDEYLEYVESIDPKLLSGFTYTRHVNMNLVAGYGEMAKTIDQTQVNFTSYPENLDPESPGYLESNFDLVAGSFPRKPTDLVMIVKQDNRVSKGVLQALGVDYNREKIAVEDIVGLRIKAVSNDDFYVKNGMRFSPKTSMSDLIELYYGEVGILLEISGIIRAKEQIKFSVLDEGLAYSDRLARMFIEDAMKSEIVKAQKELYVNILTGEQFASDLFNVLSVIPPDITSRLIGGITLPVTKRNTLQKLGAFETPVSVVLYPKDFKSKQKVLDYLDVWNEGKSDEDRVIYIDLASTITGLLDGVLSASTIVLLSFAMISLAVSLIMIGIITYISVTERTKEIGILRALGARKIDVARVFNAENFIIGAFSGILGIFIASLLILPVNSIIERMTGLPDVAYLNPLFALGLAGASVILTILGGLIPAKMAARKDPVEALRSE; encoded by the coding sequence ATGCTTCAGCTGGAGAAAGTATCGAGAATTTACGAAACAGGCGAACTGAAACAGACGGCACTTAACGAAGTCTCTATTTGTTTTTCTAAGAACGAGTTTGTCGCGATTCTTGGGCCCAGTGGCTCGGGCAAGACCACACTTTTGAACATCATAGGTGGCCTCGACAGATGCGACCATGGAGACCTTGTTATAAATGGAAAATCAACAGAGAAATTCACTGACTGGGAACTTGATGCGTATAGAAACAAAAGCATCGGGTTTGTCTTTCAAAGCTTTAACCTGATTCCACACCTCAGCATTCTGGATAACATCCAGATGGGCATGATACTTGGCGGTGTTCCCTCTTTAGAGAGAAAGAAAAGAGCGATGAACCTGTTAAAAAGAGTAGGTCTGTCTGATCAGGCGCATAAGAGACCCTGTCAGCTTTCTAACGGACAGATGCAGAGAGTTGCTATTGCTAGAGCTCTTGCCAACAATCCAGACATCATTCTTGCGGACGAACCTACAGGTTCTCTAGATTCTCAGACTGGTGAACAGACGATAGAGCTTATAAGGGAGATGGCGGAGAATAAGCTGGTGATTATGGTTACTCACAACGAAGAGATCGCGAAGAAATTTGCAGATAGAGTGATCATACTTCGTGACGGTTCCATTGCTTCCGATAGCAGAGTTGCGAACGAATCCGATCCGCATTCGGAACTCCAGATCAAGAAGACAAGAATGGATTTCCCAACGGCGCTAAAGCTTTCGGCTACCAATATTCTAACGAAGAAATGGCGTACCGCGCTTACAGTTCTAGCTTCAAGTATAGGAATCGTGGGAATCTTTCTTGTTCTATCATTATCGAGTGGCTTCGGGAAACAACTGGCAGATTTCGAAGCACAGACTCTGTCGACCTTCCCTATAATGGTCAGTCAGACAACGGTAGATATTGATTCTCAGAATTACCAACGTTTCGAATCCGAAATGAGACTTTCCGATGCCGAAGAGCTGTTTATCTATCCTTATGATCCCAGTGACGAGATTTTGATTCATAACAACGATTTGTCTGACGAGTATCTTGAGTATGTTGAAAGCATAGATCCGAAGCTTCTTTCAGGATTCACATATACTCGACACGTTAACATGAATCTTGTTGCTGGATACGGAGAAATGGCAAAGACGATTGATCAGACTCAGGTGAACTTCACCTCCTATCCTGAGAACTTGGATCCAGAAAGTCCAGGTTATCTGGAGAGTAACTTTGATCTGGTTGCCGGTTCCTTCCCGAGAAAACCTACGGATCTTGTAATGATTGTCAAACAAGACAACAGAGTATCCAAGGGAGTTCTGCAGGCATTGGGCGTAGATTATAACAGAGAAAAAATCGCTGTTGAAGACATAGTTGGATTAAGAATCAAGGCAGTCAGTAATGATGATTTCTACGTGAAGAACGGGATGCGCTTCTCACCAAAGACGTCAATGAGCGATCTGATCGAGCTTTATTATGGTGAAGTCGGAATACTTCTTGAGATTTCTGGAATTATTAGGGCGAAGGAGCAAATTAAGTTTTCCGTTCTAGACGAAGGATTAGCATATTCCGATCGCCTTGCTCGGATGTTCATAGAAGATGCAATGAAATCGGAGATAGTTAAGGCTCAGAAGGAGCTCTATGTGAATATCCTAACTGGAGAGCAGTTTGCTTCAGATCTCTTCAACGTTCTTTCAGTTATCCCTCCAGATATCACTTCCAGGTTAATTGGAGGTATCACCCTACCCGTAACCAAGAGAAACACTCTTCAGAAGCTAGGGGCGTTTGAAACACCAGTTTCGGTTGTGCTTTATCCAAAGGACTTTAAATCAAAGCAGAAGGTTCTCGACTATCTCGATGTCTGGAACGAAGGTAAGAGTGATGAGGACAGAGTAATTTACATAGATCTTGCTTCGACTATAACGGGATTACTTGACGGAGTGCTGAGCGCCTCAACAATTGTTCTGTTGTCTTTCGCCATGATTTCTCTTGCGGTTTCTCTGATCATGATAGGTATCATCACTTACATTTCTGTGACAGAGAGAACCAAAGAGATAGGTATACTAAGGGCACTGGGCGCGAGAAAAATAGATGTTGCCAGGGTCTTTAATGCCGAAAACTTTATAATTGGGGCATTCTCTGGGATTTTGGGCATATTCATCGCCTCCTTGTTGATTCTCCCAGTGAACTCAATAATTGAAAGAATGACTGGCTTACCAGATGTCGCCTATCTGAATCCCCTCTTTGCTCTAGGTCTAGCAGGTGCAAGCGTAATACTGACGATTTTGGGTGGCCTGATTCCCGCAAAAATGGCTGCCAGGAAGGATCCCGTGGAAGCTTTGAGAAGTGAATAG
- a CDS encoding GAF domain-containing protein has translation MNSFSRIVDRVENSIEDILISLLRILPDAFIDSVNTLGVIARNDKVYESGKTLKSDRFIREPIKKRGKEVGSVTVYYCGDCEIPFLNEEGQMVLSVTEKLGKTIQRIESSEALNESEERYRVTLSSIGDAVLATDGFGMIVFANGFVPSYSG, from the coding sequence GATAGAGTTGAAAACTCTATAGAAGACATTCTGATTAGTCTTCTGAGAATACTTCCCGATGCATTTATAGATTCAGTAAATACCCTAGGAGTTATTGCGCGCAACGATAAAGTGTACGAATCGGGTAAGACCCTGAAAAGCGACCGGTTCATTCGTGAACCGATAAAGAAAAGAGGCAAAGAGGTAGGAAGTGTAACTGTCTATTACTGTGGTGACTGCGAAATTCCATTTCTCAATGAAGAAGGTCAGATGGTTCTTTCAGTAACAGAGAAGCTTGGGAAAACCATTCAGCGCATTGAGTCATCTGAAGCTCTTAATGAGAGTGAAGAGCGATACAGAGTCACTCTATCAAGCATAGGAGATGCGGTTCTTGCAACCGATGGATTTGGTATGATCGTGTTTGCGAATGGTTTTGTTCCAAGTTATTCTGGTTAG